The Eubacteriales bacterium genome has a window encoding:
- a CDS encoding permease, which yields MAFTIILYAGAIVFLLVSFFKDRGKTKLALKKAWKSFENILPQFIAIIIIVGIVLAVLNAQTISALIGEESGLIGVAILLVIGAITLMPAYVAFPLAASLLHSGGGYMQLAAFISALMMVGIMTMPLEIKYFGKKATLLRNGLAFVFSFFIAIVMGVFLH from the coding sequence ATGGCATTTACTATAATTTTATATGCCGGCGCTATTGTATTTCTCTTAGTATCTTTTTTTAAAGACAGGGGAAAGACAAAATTAGCGTTAAAGAAGGCGTGGAAGTCATTTGAGAATATTTTGCCTCAGTTCATAGCTATTATAATAATTGTGGGGATAGTACTTGCGGTACTAAATGCACAGACTATTTCAGCGCTTATCGGGGAAGAGTCTGGCCTAATTGGTGTAGCTATACTCTTAGTTATCGGAGCTATTACGTTAATGCCTGCTTATGTAGCTTTTCCTCTCGCCGCCTCACTTTTACATAGCGGAGGGGGATATATGCAGCTTGCGGCGTTCATATCTGCACTGATGATGGTCGGCATTATGACTATGCCGCTTGAAATAAAATATTTTGGCAAAAAAGCAACCCTTCTAAGAAATGGCCTGGCTTTTGTATTTTCATTTTTCATCGCAATAGTGATGGGGGTGTTTTTACATTGA
- a CDS encoding four-helix bundle copper-binding protein, with translation MGVVTNINDSYQKCIDACSRCSRACYECFEACLNEADVQERTSCIKILAECARMCETSALGMSSNARFAKEHCKLCADVCNACTQECSMFRDEHCQKCAQECRSCANECIIMSGM, from the coding sequence ATGGGAGTAGTAACTAACATAAATGATTCTTACCAAAAATGCATAGACGCTTGCAGCAGATGCAGCCGGGCTTGTTATGAATGCTTTGAGGCTTGCCTTAATGAGGCAGATGTTCAAGAGAGGACAAGCTGTATAAAGATACTAGCCGAATGCGCAAGGATGTGCGAGACGTCTGCTCTGGGAATGTCCTCAAATGCAAGATTTGCAAAGGAACACTGTAAATTATGTGCTGATGTATGTAATGCCTGTACGCAGGAATGCTCAATGTTCAGAGACGAGCATTGTCAAAAATGTGCACAGGAATGCAGGAGCTGTGCCAACGAATGCATAATTATGTCTGGTATGTAA
- a CDS encoding DUF421 domain-containing protein, with protein sequence MLDELFKTALKSLVSIIILFILTRIMGKKQISQLTFFDYVAGISIGSIAASFAVDPSVGYLRGITAIIIYAIFPITLSYFTLKSYRARKLLDGMPSVIIQNGKILENNLKKTKLNVNDLLEECRLKNAFNIADIEFAVLETNGKLSVQLKTEKQPLTPKDMDIKTAYRGLCINVIIDGEIFDEHLTMSGKDRKWLIDELSSLGVFNYKNVLLAYIDANKELNVQLKNSDINKNPFM encoded by the coding sequence ATGCTAGATGAGTTATTTAAAACCGCACTAAAGTCTTTAGTATCGATAATAATCTTATTTATACTAACGCGTATAATGGGGAAAAAGCAGATATCACAGCTGACATTTTTTGATTATGTTGCCGGCATATCAATTGGCTCAATCGCTGCATCATTTGCAGTAGATCCATCAGTTGGCTATTTAAGAGGTATTACAGCTATAATAATCTATGCTATTTTTCCGATTACATTATCCTACTTTACTTTAAAAAGCTACAGGGCAAGAAAATTGCTGGATGGCATGCCATCAGTAATCATTCAAAATGGAAAAATACTTGAAAACAATTTAAAGAAGACAAAATTAAATGTAAATGATTTACTTGAAGAATGCAGGCTTAAAAATGCTTTTAATATTGCAGATATCGAATTTGCAGTTTTGGAGACCAACGGTAAATTAAGCGTACAGTTAAAAACTGAGAAACAGCCTCTTACACCAAAAGACATGGATATTAAAACAGCTTACAGAGGATTGTGTATTAACGTAATTATAGATGGAGAAATTTTTGATGAACACTTAACCATGAGTGGAAAAGACAGAAAATGGCTTATAGATGAACTTAGTAGCCTTGGAGTTTTTAATTATAAAAACGTTTTACTGGCGTATATTGATGCAAACAAAGAACTAAATGTACAGCTCAAAAATAGTGATATTAATAAAAACCCGTTTATGTAA
- a CDS encoding permease: MKKILKRYLIAILLLFINVILIFIYPEIGRKSFELSWQNLIEMLSIIPPIFILLGLIDVWVRKETMIKILGEKSNIIGILIAFVLGSAAAGPLYAAFPVAAMLMKKGSSFLNVLVFIGAWSTTKIPMLLFEASSMGLKFMLLRLALNIPVILLIALISVKVLRKKDIDEIYVLAENMD, translated from the coding sequence TTGAAAAAGATTTTAAAGAGGTATTTAATAGCAATATTGCTGCTTTTTATAAATGTTATATTGATTTTTATTTATCCGGAAATAGGAAGGAAATCATTTGAACTTTCTTGGCAGAACCTGATTGAAATGCTTTCTATCATCCCGCCTATATTTATCCTATTAGGATTGATAGACGTATGGGTGAGAAAAGAAACCATGATTAAGATATTAGGTGAAAAATCCAATATAATCGGTATCCTTATAGCCTTTGTATTGGGTTCCGCGGCGGCAGGTCCGCTTTATGCCGCATTCCCGGTTGCCGCAATGCTTATGAAAAAGGGAAGCAGCTTTTTAAATGTTTTGGTTTTCATAGGAGCCTGGTCGACTACGAAGATACCGATGTTATTATTTGAGGCATCTTCTATGGGATTAAAGTTCATGCTGCTTAGGTTGGCTTTAAATATACCGGTGATACTTTTAATAGCACTTATTTCCGTAAAGGTTTTAAGAAAAAAAGATATAGATGAAATTTATGTACTTGCAGAAAATATGGATTAA
- a CDS encoding DUF4153 domain-containing protein, with product MKKLLDWLKNIGKSILKGMLRFPVTVACALAIMVITLILIHNDAALSQNTISWLNRISSILALGIPSSIALKLFFERKEARPIWLICTLWASLGILLVLYLFFLLPEPLFNDLETTVRYLGVFLAAVVMIVAVPYLPKKEGDERFALKLVWRGIVTGVFTGILIGGISLILLMLDKLLNVNIGDKAYIDNAVICSLLFAPSFFLAGVPERGADINKEPFSQLMKVLIGYIIFPLLTAYTIIIYMYFIRILLMQSWPSNMLVNMVLWYTAIGVLALYFMRSQTKESSWFKFFDKWYPRFTVLPIILMFIGLFIRIGAYGFTEARYMVLALSVWVTCMTVIAIILKPEKRLNIIAPTLFALIALITVLGPLSAFNISKSSQNARLYSLLEKNDMLTTEGYLKQGTDVSDKDKQEIYAILDYFDYNHSLSDVHTLETVPDDEGYSSILGFERPEVVVTPGYKGSHYISPENVQNVFDVSGYDYFYMDNYGKIESTSDEDVLIDVSEDNIFTITKDGTNIYSKSLDEYAKELDKSYTEGKVYTQDELTFTDENNLVKVKYMFTYVSIEYSDYEEPTYYIDSLNVLVDIK from the coding sequence ATGAAAAAGTTACTTGACTGGTTAAAAAATATAGGGAAAAGCATACTTAAGGGCATGCTTCGTTTTCCTGTAACTGTTGCCTGTGCATTAGCTATTATGGTTATAACCCTGATATTAATACACAATGATGCGGCGCTTAGCCAAAATACTATATCATGGCTTAACAGAATATCTTCTATATTAGCGCTGGGGATACCATCTTCCATTGCGCTTAAGCTCTTTTTTGAAAGAAAAGAAGCAAGGCCAATATGGCTTATCTGTACGTTATGGGCATCCTTAGGCATTTTATTAGTGCTTTATCTGTTCTTTTTATTACCAGAACCTCTTTTTAACGATCTTGAGACTACAGTAAGGTATCTGGGCGTTTTTTTAGCTGCTGTTGTCATGATAGTTGCGGTTCCATACCTGCCCAAGAAAGAGGGAGACGAACGTTTTGCGCTGAAACTTGTCTGGAGGGGTATTGTAACCGGAGTTTTTACAGGAATATTAATAGGCGGCATATCTTTAATACTGTTAATGCTTGATAAGCTGCTGAATGTAAATATCGGCGACAAGGCATATATAGACAATGCAGTTATATGCTCACTACTTTTTGCACCGTCTTTCTTTCTAGCAGGCGTACCGGAGAGGGGCGCTGATATTAACAAAGAACCTTTTTCGCAGCTTATGAAAGTCTTGATAGGGTATATCATCTTTCCGCTTTTAACTGCATATACGATTATAATTTATATGTATTTTATAAGGATTCTGCTTATGCAGAGCTGGCCCAGCAACATGCTTGTAAACATGGTGCTATGGTATACGGCCATAGGCGTTTTAGCGCTTTATTTCATGAGGTCGCAAACCAAAGAAAGTTCTTGGTTTAAATTTTTTGACAAATGGTATCCTAGATTTACCGTTTTGCCTATCATACTTATGTTTATAGGGCTTTTTATACGAATCGGGGCTTATGGATTTACAGAGGCAAGATACATGGTATTGGCATTATCTGTCTGGGTAACGTGTATGACAGTCATAGCGATAATACTAAAGCCGGAAAAAAGGTTAAATATAATCGCTCCTACGCTGTTTGCATTAATAGCACTGATAACGGTGTTAGGGCCATTAAGTGCGTTTAATATATCGAAATCAAGCCAAAATGCACGTCTTTATTCTCTCCTTGAGAAAAATGACATGCTGACAACTGAAGGATATTTAAAGCAGGGAACAGACGTATCAGACAAAGACAAGCAAGAAATTTATGCTATACTGGATTATTTCGATTATAACCATTCGTTAAGCGATGTCCACACCCTTGAGACAGTACCGGATGACGAAGGCTATTCCTCGATTTTAGGGTTTGAACGCCCGGAAGTCGTCGTTACACCCGGATATAAAGGCAGCCATTATATCAGCCCGGAAAATGTGCAAAATGTATTTGATGTAAGCGGATACGATTATTTCTATATGGATAACTATGGGAAAATTGAATCTACTTCGGACGAAGACGTTTTAATAGATGTAAGCGAAGATAATATTTTCACTATAACTAAAGACGGAACTAACATATACAGCAAATCGCTAGATGAATATGCCAAGGAGCTTGATAAAAGTTATACCGAAGGCAAGGTATATACTCAGGATGAGCTTACCTTTACTGATGAAAATAATTTGGTAAAAGTAAAATATATGTTTACATATGTTTCCATAGAATATTCAGATTATGAAGAACCAACTTATTATATCGATTCACTTAATGTGCTTGTCGATATAAAATAA
- a CDS encoding ferritin-like domain-containing protein, with the protein MYYYNRPGINNVFSDTSREKVSNYAQRYDQLKFRRQTDQMYNEMPNQTQNNQYNNMQVDMNEALMIIQDAIKGESEDAAFYEALISMAPSMEDKRIITEIRNAEMKHNRMFKQMYYELTGKTVAEDNNVATVQLASYCDGLKKALMGEQMAVAKYRKILFAMQDRKYINMMTEIITDELRHFGLYNYLYAKNNCNV; encoded by the coding sequence ATGTACTATTATAATAGGCCAGGAATTAACAATGTTTTTAGCGATACATCCAGAGAAAAAGTTAGTAACTACGCGCAAAGATATGACCAGTTAAAGTTTAGAAGACAGACAGATCAGATGTACAACGAGATGCCCAATCAAACGCAAAATAACCAGTATAATAATATGCAGGTAGATATGAACGAAGCTCTTATGATAATACAAGATGCTATAAAAGGTGAAAGCGAAGATGCAGCTTTTTATGAGGCGCTAATTAGCATGGCTCCGTCAATGGAAGACAAAAGAATAATTACAGAAATAAGAAACGCTGAAATGAAACATAACAGGATGTTTAAACAAATGTATTATGAGTTAACTGGGAAAACAGTTGCAGAGGATAATAATGTTGCAACTGTGCAGCTTGCAAGCTACTGTGACGGGCTTAAAAAGGCATTGATGGGGGAACAAATGGCAGTAGCAAAGTATAGAAAAATTTTATTTGCAATGCAGGATAGAAAATATATAAACATGATGACCGAAATAATTACTGATGAACTCAGGCACTTTGGCCTTTACAATTACTTATATGCTAAAAACAACTGTAATGTCTAA
- a CDS encoding Vat family streptogramin A O-acetyltransferase, whose product MFGADKNKLYPNEDIKTVCYIANLPKRPNVEIGDYTYYSDNHDSPENFYSHITHHYEFYGDKLIIGKFCAIAEGVTFIMNGANHCMNGITTYPFSIFRSGWEKVTPSLDELPFKGDTVIGNDVWIGQNVTIMPGVKVGDGAIIAANSNATKDVEPYSIVGGNPAKLIRKRFNEEMTDLLLKLKWWDWDDKKIFDKLHELVTVNDIESLKKLF is encoded by the coding sequence ATATTTGGAGCAGATAAAAACAAACTTTATCCAAATGAGGATATAAAGACGGTATGTTATATAGCTAACCTACCTAAAAGGCCAAATGTCGAGATTGGAGATTATACGTATTACAGCGATAACCACGACAGCCCGGAAAATTTTTATAGCCATATAACACATCACTATGAGTTTTATGGGGACAAGCTCATAATAGGTAAGTTTTGTGCAATAGCAGAAGGCGTAACATTTATTATGAATGGAGCCAACCACTGTATGAACGGAATTACGACATATCCTTTTAGTATCTTTAGAAGCGGATGGGAAAAAGTCACACCCTCGCTTGATGAACTGCCGTTTAAAGGCGATACTGTAATAGGCAACGATGTCTGGATAGGGCAAAACGTTACTATTATGCCGGGAGTCAAAGTAGGAGACGGTGCTATCATAGCTGCAAATTCAAATGCAACTAAAGATGTTGAGCCTTATTCGATAGTTGGAGGCAACCCGGCTAAGCTTATAAGAAAGCGGTTTAATGAAGAGATGACAGACTTGCTGCTAAAGCTTAAGTGGTGGGACTGGGACGATAAAAAGATATTTGACAAGCTCCATGAATTAGTTACTGTAAATGATATTGAGTCCCTTAAAAAACTTTTTTAG
- a CDS encoding amidase domain-containing protein — protein MFFVLKAKHIIAFGVLFIFLSVMAVFLFDEPEFSYTTVIESLDEDGVQFLIDQIFNVRNEAILKGDSETVRKLYDTDKTNGLYAYDHEEKKIKYLANWSEKQGVTFTYINSNVTVKWSKEKGSGYTVNLLVSTTYKYIYKDRPAAENVMRIGTYHQIDLANYDGTWLITKEWYTDPFADSLNLDKLKTDDITALILSNEARDFSSIGESRIAAIKYADQYVGAADSGENEFNYNSDYKNYNSLGGDCANFASQILYEAGNFKKNGTWNYAKDGSSAWLNAQAFKNYLLYSGRGSLIVSGTYSEVLELSYKLLPGDIVAYVKKGKVTHVSIITGADSRGYALVNCHNTDRFRVPWDLGWSDSGIKFYLIRVNY, from the coding sequence ATGTTTTTCGTATTAAAAGCAAAGCATATCATTGCATTCGGAGTTTTATTTATCTTTTTATCCGTAATGGCGGTATTTTTATTTGACGAACCGGAATTTAGTTATACTACTGTTATAGAGAGCTTAGATGAAGACGGGGTGCAGTTTTTAATAGACCAGATATTTAACGTACGGAATGAAGCAATATTAAAAGGGGATTCAGAAACCGTTAGGAAGCTTTATGATACAGATAAGACGAATGGGCTTTATGCTTATGACCATGAGGAGAAGAAAATAAAGTATTTGGCTAATTGGTCTGAAAAGCAAGGGGTTACTTTTACTTATATCAACTCTAATGTCACAGTAAAATGGTCTAAAGAAAAAGGCTCTGGATATACCGTTAACTTATTGGTATCTACAACTTATAAATATATTTATAAAGACAGGCCGGCGGCCGAAAACGTTATGAGGATAGGGACATACCACCAGATAGATTTAGCAAACTACGATGGGACATGGCTAATAACGAAGGAATGGTATACAGATCCATTTGCCGATTCACTAAACTTAGATAAACTTAAGACGGATGACATAACAGCACTAATACTTTCTAATGAGGCAAGAGATTTTTCTTCTATTGGAGAAAGCAGGATTGCTGCGATTAAGTATGCGGACCAGTACGTTGGCGCAGCAGATTCCGGGGAAAACGAATTTAACTATAATTCAGATTATAAAAACTACAATTCACTGGGAGGTGATTGCGCCAATTTTGCCTCGCAGATACTTTATGAGGCGGGAAATTTCAAGAAAAACGGCACATGGAATTATGCAAAAGACGGCAGCAGTGCATGGCTTAACGCACAAGCATTTAAGAATTACTTATTATATAGCGGCAGGGGGTCTCTTATAGTTTCGGGTACTTACAGTGAAGTTTTAGAGCTTTCATATAAACTATTGCCAGGAGACATAGTAGCTTATGTAAAAAAAGGAAAGGTAACACATGTTTCTATTATAACAGGAGCGGATTCAAGGGGATATGCCCTTGTCAACTGCCATAATACGGATAGGTTCAGAGTGCCGTGGGACCTTGGGTGGAGCGATTCGGGAATTAAATTTTATCTTATAAGGGTCAACTATTAA
- a CDS encoding anti-sigma factor domain-containing protein, whose product MRNVVVEVRGKYAVILNNTGDFIKIKNKDYKVGQRIETYSKKQGSVFTKFITVAAAFVVILFGGGAYACYTPYSYVTVDVNPSIELEMNIFNRVIDAKALNEEAESILADVRLSGCDIDIAVNKLVGELISEGYLNSSSIAEFMVTTSCNNKNCAEDLLNKTMSALNEEIEQNDIQANIQGEVTDKGLKKVADKFSVTPGELVLTKFNAQSVGNGFNKEEDLTGKPVKEIKNNKGNDKNAELVSDSGDSSDNSKKNSNSNNGNNNGNNSNKDEDKNNSGNNGNSNKSSAGSSDTSVEDDNNDNKGNSSNSNNSDKEKNNGNSNDNSNGNSSGNNSSSNNGNSSSNSNGNSGEKGNNKDKV is encoded by the coding sequence TGTTGTTGTCGAAGTCCGAGGGAAATATGCGGTTATTCTAAACAACACGGGCGATTTCATCAAAATAAAAAATAAAGATTACAAAGTAGGGCAGAGGATTGAAACTTACTCTAAAAAGCAAGGGTCAGTGTTTACAAAATTTATAACAGTAGCTGCTGCATTTGTAGTTATACTTTTTGGCGGAGGAGCATATGCCTGCTATACTCCTTATTCTTATGTAACGGTAGACGTAAACCCAAGCATAGAACTTGAAATGAATATATTTAACAGGGTTATAGATGCCAAGGCATTGAATGAAGAAGCAGAATCTATATTAGCTGATGTTAGATTGTCTGGCTGTGATATAGATATAGCGGTTAATAAACTGGTTGGCGAGCTGATAAGTGAAGGATACTTAAACAGTAGCTCTATAGCAGAATTTATGGTAACAACTTCTTGTAACAATAAGAACTGTGCGGAAGATCTGCTTAATAAAACTATGAGTGCATTGAATGAAGAAATAGAACAAAATGATATACAGGCAAATATACAAGGCGAAGTTACTGATAAGGGCTTAAAAAAGGTTGCCGATAAATTTAGCGTTACACCTGGTGAGCTAGTATTAACTAAGTTTAATGCTCAGTCTGTAGGAAATGGGTTTAATAAAGAAGAAGATTTGACTGGTAAGCCCGTAAAGGAGATTAAGAATAATAAGGGAAATGATAAAAACGCAGAATTAGTTTCTGATAGCGGTGATTCTAGTGATAATTCTAAAAAGAACAGTAATAGTAACAACGGTAATAATAACGGTAACAATAGCAACAAGGATGAAGATAAAAATAATTCGGGAAATAATGGCAACAGCAATAAGTCTTCTGCGGGAAGTTCTGATACTAGTGTAGAAGATGATAACAATGATAATAAGGGAAATAGTTCAAACAGTAATAATTCAGACAAAGAAAAAAATAACGGAAACAGCAACGATAATAGCAACGGCAATAGCAGCGGTAACAATAGCAGCAGCAATAACGGAAACAGCAGCAGTAATAGTAACGGCAACAGCGGCGAAAAAGGGAATAATAAGGATAAAGTTTAG